A DNA window from Candidatus Bathyarchaeota archaeon contains the following coding sequences:
- the purQ gene encoding phosphoribosylformylglycinamidine synthase subunit PurQ, protein MHPEQIKVCVMRVGGTNCDAETARAFTELGAQAEVVHVNELVKGKRSLMDYHALVFPGGFSFGDYVRSGVIFARHLDALLGKQMRAFIDEGRPILGICNGFQILVEYGLLPGFEGMSPIPEATLTTNIPSGFKCEWIHLKLENRGKCLFTNKIPQGKVLSMPIAHGEGRWLFAKEKEDALLRRLVDEDMLVFRYCNKNGETADGKYPTNPNGSFYDIAGVCNREGNIFGLMPHPERAMYWWQEPNWTSQQQMMMYGDGKLIFQSIIDNLTKT, encoded by the coding sequence ATGCACCCCGAACAAATCAAAGTTTGCGTGATGCGTGTGGGCGGAACCAACTGCGACGCCGAAACCGCAAGAGCATTCACCGAACTAGGCGCCCAAGCAGAAGTCGTACACGTTAACGAACTGGTCAAAGGCAAACGTAGCCTGATGGATTATCACGCACTGGTTTTCCCCGGCGGCTTCAGCTTTGGCGATTATGTGCGTTCTGGCGTGATTTTCGCTCGGCACCTTGATGCACTATTGGGTAAGCAGATGCGTGCTTTCATTGACGAGGGCAGACCCATATTGGGCATCTGTAATGGTTTCCAAATCCTTGTCGAATACGGACTTCTGCCAGGATTTGAAGGCATGAGCCCAATTCCCGAGGCTACATTAACCACCAACATTCCTTCGGGTTTCAAGTGCGAATGGATACATCTCAAATTGGAAAACCGCGGCAAATGCCTCTTCACCAACAAGATTCCGCAAGGCAAAGTGCTCTCTATGCCGATTGCGCATGGGGAAGGACGCTGGCTGTTTGCAAAAGAAAAAGAAGACGCGCTTCTTCGGCGGCTGGTTGATGAGGATATGCTGGTTTTCCGCTACTGCAACAAAAACGGCGAAACCGCAGACGGCAAGTACCCCACTAACCCCAACGGCAGCTTCTATGACATCGCAGGCGTATGCAACCGCGAAGGCAACATCTTCGGCTTAATGCCGCATCCCGAACGGGCAATGTACTGGTGGCAAGAACCCAACTGGACAAGTCAGCAGCAAATGATGATGTATGGCGATGGCAAACTCATATTCCAAAGCATAATCGACAACCTAACCAAAACCTAA
- the purL gene encoding phosphoribosylformylglycinamidine synthase subunit PurL, translating into MNPALFVRNKTRPDIIELNIATATDEQLIEASNELALGLSLPEMKDIQTYFTSQNRNPTDVELQTISQTWSEHCCHKTFKDKIQIGNTQIESLFKSYIAKATQEIRAPWCFSVFEDNAGIVKFDKGVGIAAKVETHNHPSAVEPFGGAATGVGGVIRDILGVWADPIACTDVLGFGPLDYDYNKLPNGVKHPKYVYRGVTAGISAYGNNMGIPTVNGAIYFDDSYTGNVIVYCGCIGTLPLDKFTKHATVGHYIVIAGGKTGRDGIHGVTFASAELTEKSEEISRPAVQIADPIEEEKVKRAIIEIRDSGLASATTDLGGGGLSSAVGETAEKYNCGVTVDLSKIPLKHAGLAPWEIYISESQERMLITVPPENLDAVMAIFEKEDVAATAIGTLTTERRLKLNHNGECVADMDMDFLFNPCESSKVAVIEAPKQVEPEFEEPKSLKEILLQLLAAPNIASKESVIRTYDHEVKGNTALKPLQGEYAGPNDAAVLKPLDDSLKGLVISCGMNPQYGKIDAYWMAASAIDEAMRNNIAVGGRRVALLDNFTWGNPEKPERLGSLVRACQACYKFAKEFKAPFISGKDSLYNESPLGPVTPTLLITGVGVVPNIQSVTSMELKAEGNLLYLVGDTYNELGGSEYYRLKGFLGASVPKVNGAKAKRAFKAVTAAIDENMVRSCHDLSEGGLAVAAAEMAFAGGLGLALDLREVLGKDLERNDFILFSESNSRFLIEIVPEDRNDFEALMKGKVCSQIGVVTKEPKLKITGLNGETIVEASLPELMHSWKRTLNSEVNA; encoded by the coding sequence ATGAACCCTGCCCTCTTTGTCCGCAACAAAACCCGCCCCGACATCATCGAACTAAACATAGCCACAGCCACAGATGAGCAACTCATAGAAGCCAGCAACGAACTCGCACTCGGACTAAGCCTACCCGAAATGAAAGATATCCAAACCTACTTCACCAGCCAGAACCGTAACCCAACTGATGTGGAACTCCAAACCATCAGCCAAACCTGGAGCGAACACTGCTGCCACAAAACGTTTAAAGACAAAATCCAAATCGGCAACACGCAAATCGAGAGCCTCTTCAAAAGCTACATAGCCAAAGCCACCCAAGAAATCCGTGCCCCATGGTGCTTTAGCGTCTTTGAGGACAACGCGGGCATAGTCAAATTCGACAAAGGCGTAGGAATTGCAGCAAAAGTTGAAACTCACAATCACCCATCCGCAGTGGAACCTTTTGGCGGAGCAGCCACGGGCGTTGGCGGTGTTATCCGCGACATTTTGGGCGTATGGGCTGACCCCATCGCATGCACAGACGTGCTGGGCTTTGGTCCACTGGATTATGATTATAACAAGTTGCCCAATGGCGTTAAGCACCCCAAGTACGTTTATCGAGGCGTCACTGCGGGCATCAGCGCTTACGGAAACAACATGGGCATCCCAACCGTCAACGGAGCCATCTACTTTGACGATTCCTACACGGGCAACGTGATTGTTTACTGTGGATGCATCGGCACTCTGCCCCTTGACAAATTCACCAAACACGCCACCGTAGGACACTACATAGTGATTGCGGGTGGCAAAACAGGACGCGACGGCATCCACGGCGTAACCTTTGCCTCAGCCGAACTAACAGAGAAATCCGAAGAAATCAGTCGTCCAGCAGTTCAAATTGCCGATCCCATCGAGGAAGAAAAAGTCAAACGTGCTATCATCGAAATTCGCGACTCAGGTTTAGCCTCGGCAACCACTGACCTTGGAGGTGGTGGCTTGTCCTCAGCAGTAGGTGAAACCGCAGAAAAATACAACTGTGGCGTAACAGTTGACCTGAGCAAAATCCCTCTCAAACATGCGGGGTTAGCTCCGTGGGAAATATACATCAGTGAATCCCAAGAACGCATGCTAATCACCGTGCCCCCCGAAAACCTCGACGCCGTTATGGCAATTTTTGAGAAAGAAGATGTGGCAGCAACCGCGATTGGAACCCTCACCACCGAGCGCAGGCTAAAACTCAACCACAACGGCGAATGCGTTGCGGATATGGATATGGATTTCCTGTTTAACCCCTGCGAAAGCTCAAAGGTCGCAGTTATCGAAGCCCCCAAACAGGTTGAGCCCGAGTTTGAGGAACCCAAAAGCCTCAAAGAAATCCTACTACAACTACTCGCGGCACCCAACATTGCCAGTAAAGAAAGCGTCATTCGCACCTACGACCACGAAGTCAAAGGCAACACCGCCCTCAAACCGCTTCAGGGTGAGTACGCGGGACCAAACGATGCCGCAGTGCTCAAACCGCTGGATGATTCGTTGAAGGGGTTGGTGATTTCGTGTGGCATGAATCCGCAGTATGGCAAGATTGATGCGTATTGGATGGCGGCTTCGGCGATTGATGAGGCAATGCGAAACAACATCGCGGTTGGTGGGCGTCGTGTGGCTTTGTTGGATAATTTCACTTGGGGTAACCCAGAGAAGCCTGAGCGTTTGGGTTCGCTGGTTAGGGCTTGTCAGGCGTGTTACAAGTTTGCTAAAGAGTTTAAGGCGCCGTTTATTTCGGGCAAAGACAGCCTCTACAATGAATCCCCATTGGGGCCCGTCACACCAACTCTGCTTATCACTGGTGTTGGTGTGGTTCCAAACATTCAATCGGTGACTTCCATGGAGCTTAAAGCCGAAGGCAACCTGCTGTATCTCGTCGGTGACACTTATAACGAGTTGGGCGGCTCCGAATACTACCGCTTAAAGGGCTTTTTAGGCGCAAGCGTGCCCAAAGTCAACGGCGCAAAAGCCAAACGCGCCTTCAAAGCTGTAACAGCAGCCATCGACGAAAACATGGTGCGGTCTTGTCATGACCTCTCCGAGGGCGGTTTGGCAGTGGCGGCTGCGGAGATGGCGTTTGCAGGCGGCTTAGGCTTGGCGCTTGATTTGCGTGAGGTTTTAGGTAAAGATTTAGAGCGCAACGATTTCATCTTATTCTCGGAGTCCAACAGCCGATTCTTAATCGAAATCGTTCCTGAAGACAGAAACGACTTTGAAGCCCTAATGAAAGGCAAAGTATGCAGCCAAATCGGCGTAGTCACCAAAGAACCCAAGCTCAAAATCACAGGCTTAAACGGAGAAACAATCGTGGAAGCATCCCTACCCGAGCTAATGCATAGCTGGAAACGCACCCTAAACAGCGAGGTGAACGCCTAA
- the purS gene encoding phosphoribosylformylglycinamidine synthase subunit PurS — protein MNYAAKIEVSLKPGHSNPEGETTANLLKELGYNVTTVDVSKVYTINFEAKSPAEAKAKAEEMSKRLLANPTKDNFTITIEEQK, from the coding sequence ATGAACTACGCTGCAAAAATCGAAGTCAGCCTCAAACCGGGACACAGCAACCCCGAAGGCGAAACCACAGCGAACCTTCTCAAAGAATTAGGCTACAACGTCACCACCGTAGACGTAAGCAAAGTCTACACAATAAATTTTGAAGCAAAAAGCCCCGCAGAAGCCAAAGCGAAAGCTGAAGAAATGAGCAAACGCCTTTTGGCTAATCCAACCAAAGACAACTTCACCATTACAATTGAGGAGCAAAAATGA
- the purM gene encoding phosphoribosylformylglycinamidine cyclo-ligase, which yields MPKNYTYTDAGVDRDQRHESKKALSMLKDTYQFNKFGPVVHLPYSNIFQQTPNTYLDLTIEGVGTKVLLAELMDKYDTIGVDAVAMAVNDVIRSGAAPLAVSDNIHAQASNPQLVKDWLKGVIDGAVQSECPIVSGEIGDVAEIINGLHAGTGFDMVVASIGQVEKQDIVTGEGINAGDPIIGLASSGVHSNGITLVRKILFKAWGGKYLPEETPEGLSREVGLEVLEPTKIYVKPFLALLRKVKVKAAVHITGDAYTKFGNLFNYSKGIGFEFNNFKPQPIFGVIQKTAAELGYTITDEEMFTTFNMGWGFGIIIDKSETDKAMMTLEQAGEKPEIIGKVTDNQKITVQHKGKKLLLA from the coding sequence TTGCCGAAAAATTACACTTACACCGACGCGGGCGTTGACCGAGACCAGCGTCACGAATCCAAAAAAGCCCTCTCAATGCTAAAGGACACTTACCAGTTTAACAAGTTTGGACCCGTCGTGCACCTGCCGTATAGCAACATTTTCCAACAAACCCCAAACACGTACTTAGACCTCACCATTGAAGGCGTAGGCACCAAGGTTCTGCTCGCGGAACTCATGGACAAGTACGACACTATCGGCGTTGATGCGGTCGCAATGGCGGTTAACGACGTTATTCGTAGCGGTGCAGCTCCCCTTGCAGTTTCCGATAATATTCATGCTCAAGCCAGCAACCCCCAATTAGTTAAGGACTGGCTTAAAGGCGTAATTGACGGAGCAGTCCAATCCGAGTGCCCCATCGTCAGCGGCGAAATAGGGGACGTAGCAGAAATCATCAACGGCTTGCACGCGGGCACGGGCTTTGACATGGTCGTTGCTTCAATTGGGCAAGTGGAAAAGCAAGACATTGTCACAGGCGAAGGCATAAACGCTGGTGACCCAATCATCGGCTTAGCCAGCAGTGGAGTGCACAGCAACGGCATCACACTGGTCAGAAAAATCCTCTTTAAGGCTTGGGGCGGCAAATACCTGCCCGAGGAGACCCCTGAAGGTTTAAGCCGTGAGGTGGGTTTGGAAGTGTTGGAGCCCACAAAAATCTACGTCAAACCCTTCCTTGCGCTTCTGCGTAAAGTGAAGGTGAAAGCCGCCGTACACATAACAGGAGACGCCTACACCAAATTCGGCAACCTCTTCAACTACTCAAAAGGCATCGGCTTTGAATTCAACAATTTCAAGCCACAACCCATCTTCGGCGTAATCCAGAAAACCGCAGCGGAACTGGGCTACACTATAACGGATGAGGAAATGTTTACTACGTTTAACATGGGCTGGGGCTTTGGCATAATAATTGACAAATCCGAAACCGACAAAGCAATGATGACACTGGAGCAGGCAGGCGAAAAACCCGAAATCATAGGCAAAGTAACTGACAACCAAAAAATCACAGTGCAGCACAAGGGCAAGAAATTGCTCTTAGCCTAA
- a CDS encoding nucleotide-binding protein, whose translation MPTPKYHIYIQYAEAEKTGFRFNLTHEELNRTFTEYYSASKPFWFMGRLLNPSKVIKAVIFWSYETADKLKLPNGESLVACKDKKYQIENILKSKVMGTYMCTEQFVQPTQTPEPNFPKEATATTPRKRQRLFVVAGKDQMMSQAVTGALTKLFLVPVVLQEEPSHGRKVLTNFTSYIDMKFAVVLLSPDDCVYPREDKTTKSKLKPRQDIIFLLGYLLGKLGMEKVLVLFRESSNFEIPNDFEGIKFVAFDDRGSWKQALVRELTANGYGIEGERILK comes from the coding sequence TTGCCCACCCCAAAATATCACATCTACATACAATACGCCGAAGCTGAGAAGACCGGGTTTCGCTTCAACCTAACTCATGAGGAACTCAACCGCACCTTTACCGAATACTATTCAGCCAGCAAACCGTTTTGGTTCATGGGCAGACTCCTAAATCCCAGCAAAGTCATAAAAGCAGTCATCTTCTGGTCCTATGAAACAGCCGACAAACTAAAGTTGCCCAACGGGGAAAGTCTTGTTGCCTGCAAAGACAAAAAATACCAAATTGAAAACATCCTCAAAAGCAAAGTCATGGGCACGTATATGTGCACGGAACAATTTGTACAACCAACCCAAACCCCAGAGCCCAATTTTCCAAAAGAAGCAACTGCGACTACTCCCCGTAAGCGTCAGAGACTGTTTGTGGTTGCAGGCAAAGACCAAATGATGAGCCAAGCCGTGACGGGCGCGTTGACGAAGCTTTTTTTGGTGCCTGTGGTTTTGCAGGAGGAGCCCAGTCATGGAAGAAAAGTCTTGACCAATTTCACAAGTTATATTGATATGAAATTTGCTGTGGTTTTGCTGTCGCCAGATGATTGCGTGTATCCAAGGGAGGATAAGACAACAAAGAGCAAGCTTAAGCCGCGTCAAGACATAATTTTCCTGCTCGGGTACCTGCTGGGTAAGCTTGGCATGGAAAAAGTGTTGGTGTTGTTTAGGGAGAGCTCAAACTTTGAAATCCCCAATGATTTTGAGGGAATAAAATTTGTTGCCTTTGATGACCGCGGCAGTTGGAAACAGGCTCTTGTACGGGAACTAACCGCTAATGGTTATGGCATTGAGGGAGAAAGAATCCTAAAATAA
- a CDS encoding right-handed parallel beta-helix repeat-containing protein, with amino-acid sequence MKKMLAVLIGAILVFSGFLVFVSPVCAEFEESQKVITVPDDYQTIDEAIHAAERRNIIFVRNGTYDMPDNREVIINKPISIIGESVQNTTIVFHPNYTVVNPYSYKPTYRYSHALTIFTDNFQLSGVNLQITQGGYINGFGDNIQLIGNSFSGCQNLTIRGSYCQIIDNDIGSAVNLAVSFTEFSRNTFSGLFLYEGHTNDIHENTCSAVSIHCNFNNLIVGNKIIGSGYVGLTLGWSNNNFFYRNQIRGFDNGIKFVGTNSNVFVANSISFVSRMHFYNSQNSIFYYNNFLNNFGPDGFTHPTIKDDHFKDSNIPISVNFWDNGTAGNRWHGTKIADNNGDGIGELPYEIDTNNIDNHPLTDTVKTDEINVEIPAWALNTTNLYPKLPVTPITMSSTPENHFNEAIIVLTSIIIATPLITGTILTLFYNKRKKQKAYIP; translated from the coding sequence ATGAAAAAAATGCTTGCCGTGCTGATTGGGGCAATTTTGGTTTTTTCTGGTTTTCTAGTTTTTGTATCGCCTGTATGTGCTGAATTTGAAGAGTCCCAGAAAGTCATCACTGTTCCTGATGATTACCAAACAATTGACGAAGCTATACATGCTGCTGAAAGGAGGAACATAATTTTTGTTAGGAATGGAACTTATGATATGCCAGATAATCGGGAAGTAATCATTAACAAGCCCATCTCGATAATCGGGGAATCCGTCCAGAACACCACAATTGTGTTTCATCCAAACTATACTGTTGTAAACCCTTACAGTTACAAACCAACATACAGGTACTCTCACGCGTTAACCATTTTTACAGATAATTTCCAATTAAGCGGAGTTAACCTGCAAATCACGCAGGGCGGCTACATTAACGGATTTGGCGATAACATCCAGTTAATAGGAAACAGTTTTTCAGGCTGCCAAAACCTAACCATTAGAGGCTCCTACTGTCAAATAATCGACAACGACATCGGCTCCGCAGTAAACCTTGCAGTGTCTTTTACTGAATTCTCAAGAAACACCTTCTCAGGTTTATTCCTCTATGAGGGACACACAAATGATATTCACGAAAACACCTGCAGCGCAGTAAGCATCCACTGTAACTTTAACAATTTAATTGTGGGAAACAAAATTATTGGCTCGGGATATGTGGGTTTAACTTTAGGATGGTCAAATAATAATTTCTTTTATAGAAATCAGATACGCGGATTTGATAATGGCATAAAATTTGTAGGTACAAATAGCAACGTTTTTGTGGCGAACTCGATTTCGTTCGTTAGTAGAATGCATTTTTACAACTCGCAAAATAGCATTTTCTATTACAACAATTTCCTCAACAATTTTGGACCAGACGGGTTCACTCATCCAACAATCAAAGATGACCACTTCAAAGACAGCAATATTCCAATTTCAGTTAATTTCTGGGACAACGGGACAGCCGGTAATCGCTGGCATGGAACAAAAATTGCAGACAACAATGGTGACGGCATAGGGGAGTTACCATACGAGATAGACACAAACAACATAGATAATCACCCGTTAACTGATACCGTAAAAACCGATGAGATCAATGTAGAGATACCTGCTTGGGCACTGAACACCACAAATCTATATCCAAAATTACCTGTAACACCAATAACAATGTCAAGTACACCAGAAAACCACTTTAATGAAGCAATAATAGTTCTAACAAGCATAATCATTGCCACACCATTGATAACAGGTACAATCCTGACATTGTTCTATAACAAAAGAAAAAAGCAAAAAGCCTATATTCCCTGA